Genomic window (Vibrio pomeroyi):
GCAACGGTATTTGCAGAGTACAAAGACAGCGGTCGTAAAACACCTGAAGGCCGAGTGATCTTAAGTAAGCACGAAGAAGTGATTAACCAAGCGACTATTCAGTCTGCACTTGGTCGTAACTTCCGTATTACTGGTATCGATTCAACGGCTGAAGCTCATAACTTGGCACTTCTACTGCGTGCTGGTGCTCTAATTGCACCTATCTCGATTGTAGAAGAACGTACGATTGGTCCATCTATGGGTCAGCAAAACATCGATATGGGTATCATGGCGATGGTTTGGGGTATGGCTGCAGTAATGCTATTTACGCTGCTTTACTACCGTAGCTTTGGCCTGATTGCGAACGTTGCACTAATGGCTAACTTGGTGTTGATTATCGGTGTTATGTCGATGATTCCTGGGGCTACCATGACCCTGCCAGGTATTGCCGGTATCGTATTAACAGTCGGTATGGCGGTTGATGCGAACGTACTGATCTTTGAGCGTATACGTGAAGAGCTTCGAGATGGACGCAGTCCGCAACAAGCGATTCACCAAGGTTACGCGAACGCATTCAGCACAATCGCCGATGCCAACATCACCACACTACTAACAGCAATCATTCTATTTGCTGTGGGTACTGGTGCGATTAAAGGCTTCGCGGTAACGCTGTCTATCGGTATCTTGACTTCAATGTTTACAGCTATTGTCGGAACACGTTGTATCGTGAACCTGATGTATGGCGGCAAACGCGTTAAAAAACTGTCGATCTAAGGCTAGGAATTAATATGTTTCAGATTCTAAAAGCAGACAAAATGATCGACTTTATGCGTTGGTCAAAGGTTGCCTTTGTTTTTTCTATCTTGATGATTGGTACTGCTATCTTCACTCTAACAACGAAATCGTTGAACTGGGGTCTAGATTTTACTGGCGGTACTCTGATTGAAGTTGGCTTTGAACAACCAGCACACCTTCCTGATATCCGTAGTGCACTAGAAGCCGAAGGCTTTGGTGATGCGACGGTACAGAACTTCGGTTCAGCTCGTGATGTTATGGTTCGTCTACGTCCACGTGATGGCGTAGCGGGCGAAACTCTTGGTAACCAGATCCTTTCTGCTATTGAGAGCGGTACTGGTGAGCAAGTTGAAATGCGTCGTATCGAGTTCGTTGGCCCTAACGTGGGTGACGAATTAACAGAAGCGGGTGGCCTTGCTATCTTAGTTTCTCTTATCTGTATCTTGATCTACGTATCAGTGCGATTTGAATGGCGTTTGGCGGCGGGTGCGGTATTAGCACTTGCGCACGATGTTATCATCACACTAGGTGTGTTCTCTCTAATGCAAATTGAGGTAGACCTGACCATCGTAGCAGCCTTGCTAACGGTAGTCGGTTACTCCCTCAACGATACCATCGTTGTATTCGACCGTATTCGTGAAAACTTCCGTAAGATGCGTAAAGGTGAAGCACCTGAAGTTCTGAACAGCTCAATCACACAAACATTGAGCCGTACATTGATCACTTCCGGTACTACGTTGTTCGTAGTTATCGCACTGTTCGTTCAGGGCGGCGCTATGATTCACGGTTTCGCAACCGCACTTCTATTGGGTATTACGGTTGGTACTTACTCTTCTATCTACGTTGCGTCTGCACTAGCAATGAAGTTGGGTATTACGCGTGAGCACCTAATGCCACCACAAGTGGAAAAAGAAGGTGAAGAGTTTGACGAAATGCCTTAGGCCTTGGCTTAATAGGTTTCGCTAAACCAAAAAAAACCGCTAGGCAACTAGCGGTTTTTTTACGTCTGTATTCTATAGGGACGCTCAATACAATTTAACGTTGAAGTGAGTTGTGCTTAATGTAGCTAAGAGCCATCTTGCCCGCATCCCGCATCCCGCATCCCGCATCCCGCATCCCGTATCTTGGAATCGCAGATACAAAAAAGCCCCGCAATTGCGAGGCTTTGAAATTCTTATGCTTCCTTAAATAAGAAAGCTTTAACGTAAGGCCCGAATTACTTCAGCATGCCTTCGTTAGCGTTCTCACGAACGTGCTTAAGAATAGACTTAACACCACGTGCGCTTGAAGCAACAACATTACCAGAAGTCATGTAATCAGTACCGCCAGCAAAGTCAGTCATGATAGCACCAGCTTCACGAGCGATTAGGTCGCCAGCTGCTAGATCCCATGGCTTAAGGCCTAGTTCTAGGTAACCATCAACACGGCCAGCTGCTAGGTAACATAGGTCAAGAGCAGGAGAGCCAGTACGACGGAAGTCAGCACAGTCGATGAATAGACCAGAGATGATCTTCATGAAAGATTCAGAGTGTTGTTTTTGCTTGAATGGGAAACCAGTCGCTAGAACAGTACCTTGAAGGTCTTTAAGTTGAGTAACACGCATACGAGCGTTGTTAAGTTGAGCGCCAGCGCCACGTTGAGCTGTGAATAGCTCGTTTAGCATTGGGTCATAAACACAAGCAACTTCTGTACGACCGTTCATGCGAACCGCGATAGATACAGAGAAGTGAGGGAAACCTTTTACAAAGTTGTTGGTGCCATCTAGTGGGTCAACGATCCATTGTACGTCAGAGTCTTTACCTTCAGTCAGGCCTTTCTCTTCAGAAATAATGCTGTGCTCTGGGTAAGATGCTTTGATTGTCTCAATGATCATGTACTCAGCTTCTTGAGCAATGTTAGTAACGTAATCGTTGTTACCTTTTAGAGACGTTTCGATCTTATCAGTTGTTTCTAGAGATTTAGCAATATGGTTGCCAGCTTTACGCGCAGCGCGTATCGCAATGTTTAGCATTGGATGCATATGGTTTTTCCCACAAGATGTTAAAGAACAATTTAAAGCGGCGGCGAGTATACCAAAGTTTTACCAAAAGGGAAGTGGTTATTTTTTGAACTCTTGGTTTCACATTCCGCGAAGGGTCTGACCATTTTACTTTGCTATGTGTTAATATCTCGCGATTATTTTTAAAGTGGTGTCATATAGCATGTTAGACAATGTAAAAGTCGTTCTGGTTGGTACGTCTCATTCGGGAAATATCGGATCAGCAGCTCGCGCAATGAAAGTGATGGGTTTGAGTCAATTAGTTCTTGTAGACCCTCAATGTGAAGTTGACGAGCAGACCTTAGCACTGGCTGCTGGTGCAGGTGACATCGCAGAAAACGCGACGATTGTTTCTACTCTTGAAGAAGCAGTAAGAGACTGTGGTTTGGTTGTGGGTTCAAGTGCTCGTTCTCGTACGCTTGAATGGCCAATGCTTGAGCCTCGCGAGTGTGGTGAAAAGTTTGCAGTTGAAGGTCAGAAGCACCCGGTAGCATTAGTATTTGGCCGTGAGCGTACTGGCTTAACTAATGATGAGCTGCAGAAGTGTCATTACCATGTATGTATTCCAGCTAACCCAGAATACAGCTCGCTAAACCTAGCAATGGCAGTACAGACACTCAGCTACGAAGTACGTGTTGCACACCTTGATATGGTGGCTAGCCAATATCAGCCACAGCAACAAGATGAGTACCCACGTCACGACGAACTAGAAATGTTCTATGAACACCTTGAAAAAGTGATCATCGATACCCAATTTATCTCTAAGGATAAGCCGGGTCAGGTGATGAACAAGCTACGTCGTCTATTTAGTCGTGCTCGTCCAGAACTGCAAGAAATCAACACGCTTCGCGGTATTTTGACTTCGATTGAGAAGAGCAAATACGACAAATAAAGCCCATACAATAGTTAAGGGTGAATACCTGACTAAAATAGTCAACTAAATACTTGACCAATTTAGTCGGGTATGGGAAGATTCCAACCACATAAACAATGTGGATACGGTGTGATATGAAACTTACATCTAAAGGAAGATATGCGGTAACAGCTATGCTAGATGTAGCACTGCATTCGCAAAAAAGCCCAGTTCCTCTGGCTGATATTTCAGAGCGACAAGGCATCTCGTTATCTTACTTAGAGCAACTTTTTTCTAAGTTACGTAAAGCTGGCTTAGTTGCTAGCGTTCGCGGCCCTGGTGGTGGTTACCGTTTAGGTGCTGAAGCGAGCGACATCGCTGTCGGAACTGTGATTGCAGCAGTAGACGAATCAGTCGATGCGACTAAGTGTCACGGTCGAGCAGATTGCCAAGGTGGTAGTCGTTGTTTAACTCACACTCTATGGCGTGATTTAAGCTCCCGAATCAGCAGCTTCTTAAACGACATTACGCTCGGTGAGCTAATGAAAGATAACGAAGTTTTAGAAATTTCTGATCGTCAAGATATCGATCTTGCGGTTAATAATGGTTTTGCACATAAAAATACGAGCACTACAACGATTAGTGCAGCACCTCACGGTGTTAATGCCCGCTCTTAGCGGTCAGTTTTTACATTGGAGTAGAAAATGAAACTGCCTATTTACTTTGACTATTCAGCTACATGCCCAGTCGATCCACGAGTTGCTGAGAAAATGGTTCAGTGCATGACGATGGACGGTAACTTCGGTAACCCTGCATCTCGTTCACACCGTTACGGCTGGCAGGCAGAAGAAGCGGTAGATAATGCTCGTGAGCAAATTGCTGACCTACTAAATGCAGACCCACGTGAAATTGTTTTCACTTCTGGTGCTACAGAGTCAGATAACCTTGCTATTAAAGGTGCAGCGCACTTTTACGAGAAGAAAGGTAAGCACGTAATCACGTGCAAAACAGAACATAAAGCGGTTCTTGATCCATGTCGCCAACTAGAGCGCGAAGGTTTTGAGGTAACTTACCTTGAGCCAGAAGCAAACGGCATCATCGATCTAGACAAGCTACAAGCTGCAATGCGTGAAGACACTGTTCTAGTTTCTATCATGCACGTTAACAACGAGATTGGTGTAATCCAAGATATCTCTGCAATCGGCGAACTATGTCGTTCTCGCAAGATCATCTTCCACGTTGATGCGGCTCAGTCTGCGGGTAAAATCCCACTAGACGTACAAGAGATGAAAGTTGACCTAATCTCACTTTCAGCTCACAAAATGTACGGCCCTAAAGGTATCGGTGCACTTTACGTTCGTCGTAAGCCACGTATCCGTCTTGAAGCACAAATGCACGGCGGCGGTCATGAGCGTGGTTTCCGTTCAGGTACGCTTGCTACTCACCAAATCGTGGGTATGGGCGAAGCTTGTGCTGTTGCTAAGCAAGACATGCAGAAAGATTACGATCACGCACTAGCACTTCGTGAGCGCCTGTTGAAAGGTGTTCAAGATCTAGAAGCGGTAACGGTAAACGGTGACCTAGACCAACGTGTACCACACAACCTAAACGTGAGCTTTGCTTTCGTAGAAGGTGAGTCTCTGCTTATGTCTCTAAAAGACCTAGCGGTATCATCAGGTTCTGCATGTACATCAGCAAGCCTAGAGCCTTCATACGTTCTTCGTGCTCTTGGTCTGAACGATGAACTGGCACACAGCTCAGTACGTTTCTCATTCGGCCGTTTCACAACGGAAGAA
Coding sequences:
- the secF gene encoding protein translocase subunit SecF, with amino-acid sequence MFQILKADKMIDFMRWSKVAFVFSILMIGTAIFTLTTKSLNWGLDFTGGTLIEVGFEQPAHLPDIRSALEAEGFGDATVQNFGSARDVMVRLRPRDGVAGETLGNQILSAIESGTGEQVEMRRIEFVGPNVGDELTEAGGLAILVSLICILIYVSVRFEWRLAAGAVLALAHDVIITLGVFSLMQIEVDLTIVAALLTVVGYSLNDTIVVFDRIRENFRKMRKGEAPEVLNSSITQTLSRTLITSGTTLFVVIALFVQGGAMIHGFATALLLGITVGTYSSIYVASALAMKLGITREHLMPPQVEKEGEEFDEMP
- the suhB gene encoding inositol-1-monophosphatase is translated as MHPMLNIAIRAARKAGNHIAKSLETTDKIETSLKGNNDYVTNIAQEAEYMIIETIKASYPEHSIISEEKGLTEGKDSDVQWIVDPLDGTNNFVKGFPHFSVSIAVRMNGRTEVACVYDPMLNELFTAQRGAGAQLNNARMRVTQLKDLQGTVLATGFPFKQKQHSESFMKIISGLFIDCADFRRTGSPALDLCYLAAGRVDGYLELGLKPWDLAAGDLIAREAGAIMTDFAGGTDYMTSGNVVASSARGVKSILKHVRENANEGMLK
- the trmJ gene encoding tRNA (cytosine(32)/uridine(32)-2'-O)-methyltransferase TrmJ — protein: MLDNVKVVLVGTSHSGNIGSAARAMKVMGLSQLVLVDPQCEVDEQTLALAAGAGDIAENATIVSTLEEAVRDCGLVVGSSARSRTLEWPMLEPRECGEKFAVEGQKHPVALVFGRERTGLTNDELQKCHYHVCIPANPEYSSLNLAMAVQTLSYEVRVAHLDMVASQYQPQQQDEYPRHDELEMFYEHLEKVIIDTQFISKDKPGQVMNKLRRLFSRARPELQEINTLRGILTSIEKSKYDK
- the iscR gene encoding Fe-S cluster assembly transcriptional regulator IscR gives rise to the protein MKLTSKGRYAVTAMLDVALHSQKSPVPLADISERQGISLSYLEQLFSKLRKAGLVASVRGPGGGYRLGAEASDIAVGTVIAAVDESVDATKCHGRADCQGGSRCLTHTLWRDLSSRISSFLNDITLGELMKDNEVLEISDRQDIDLAVNNGFAHKNTSTTTISAAPHGVNARS
- a CDS encoding IscS subfamily cysteine desulfurase, which codes for MKLPIYFDYSATCPVDPRVAEKMVQCMTMDGNFGNPASRSHRYGWQAEEAVDNAREQIADLLNADPREIVFTSGATESDNLAIKGAAHFYEKKGKHVITCKTEHKAVLDPCRQLEREGFEVTYLEPEANGIIDLDKLQAAMREDTVLVSIMHVNNEIGVIQDISAIGELCRSRKIIFHVDAAQSAGKIPLDVQEMKVDLISLSAHKMYGPKGIGALYVRRKPRIRLEAQMHGGGHERGFRSGTLATHQIVGMGEACAVAKQDMQKDYDHALALRERLLKGVQDLEAVTVNGDLDQRVPHNLNVSFAFVEGESLLMSLKDLAVSSGSACTSASLEPSYVLRALGLNDELAHSSVRFSFGRFTTEEEIDYAIAQIRVAVNKLRDMSPLWDMYKEGIDLNTVEWAHH